In Ostrea edulis chromosome 10, xbOstEdul1.1, whole genome shotgun sequence, one genomic interval encodes:
- the LOC125665404 gene encoding uncharacterized protein LOC125665404, with translation MSEMNGEATQQVFNCETCKKPREHQYFCNACQHQLCQRSECLRAHLGEGHDVVQFESRVQFRQKQMHYEVCQSHTDKVLNMFCRSCHKKICDGCVRLNHRDVKKHLVVGINYVLADKRKTLTTNTSILKCNAIPRFVKGIQYLDEEIADSVEAYNVKRDTIVKTLQLWQDEMGRLANRLFTDLQCLQDLHLTHLREQRGYLEKTLIQMGDLVRTNEKRLQSPLEIIEHGVGGIEKYLVFPEIITYDPPEFSVGTLSTLLDAVSKNQRVTYSPRYSASSDSLCAKSCVFIGELTRLTEKIHKKEKIRIGIQNEMILVSSFPANHNRRHFSDICCSFSDFAWIYDQTSSKILKVTENGDLSIEKKIEDMSYITAHRNGEIFFTSEKSKSLNKMSFSENCSQTVQVVTMTEWIPYGLTLTKTNDILICERRQSRGRVVRYSTQGHQLKVIEKCLGTSLFQRPERVTENKNGDICVTDTEIPGSLVVVNNLGEFNFRYTPDDQYPGSTYRHLPLLSEYKPFIPSGIATDRYGNILVSDSQKLTIHLLDQWGQFVQFLSSKHVKVPTALSVDDAGKLWISDGKLQIKIVKYLNSS, from the exons AT GTCGGAAATGAACGGAGAAGCAACGCAGCAAGTATTCAATTGCGAAACATGCAAGAAACCGCGGGAACATCAATACTTCTGTAACGCTTGTCAACATCAGCTGTGTCAACGGAGTGAGTGTCTACGAGCACATCTTGGAGAAGGACATGATGTTGTCCAGTTTGAAAGTAGAGTTCAATTTAGACAAAAGCAGATGCATTATGAAGTATGTCAGTCCCACACAGATAAGGTGCTCAACATGTTTTGCAGGTCATGTCATAAGAAAATCTGCGATGGGTGTGTTCGACTTAATCACAGAGACGTGAAGAAACACTTAGTTGTTGGGATAAACTATGTTCTAGCTGACAAAAGAAAAACTTTGACAACGAATACGAGTATTCTGAAATGCAATGCTATCCCAAGATTTGTAAAAGGCATTCAATATTTAGATGAGGAAATTGCCGATTCTGTAGAAGCTTACAATGTGAAGAGAGATACAATTGTCAAAACGTTACAATTATGGCAAGATGAAATGGGAAGACTGGCCAATAGACTGTTCACTGACCTGCAATGTTTACAAGATTTGCACCTAACACATCTAAGAGAACAACGGGGGTACCTTGAAAAAACATTGATTCAGATGGGAGACTTGGTTCGAACAAACGAGAAACGCTTACAATCGCCATTGGAAATCATCGAGCATGGAGTAGGAGGCATAGAAAAGTATCTGGTGTTTCCTGAAATAATTACATATGATCCGCCCGAGTTCTCGGTCGGGACACTTTCCACTCTCCTCGATGCTGTGAGTAAAAATCAGCGGGTGACGTACTCGCCTCGTTATAGTGCGTCATCAGATAGCCTGTGTGCCAAGTCGTGTGTCTTCATCGGAGAACTAACTAGGCTTACTGAGAAAATTCACAAGAAGGAAAAAATACGGATAGGAATTCAGAATGAAATGATTCTTGTCAGTTCATTTCCAGCAAATCACAACCGCCGCCATTTTTCTGACATATGTTGTTCATTCTCTGATTTTGCTTGGATTTACGATCAGACTTCAAGCAAAATCTTAAAGGTGACAGAAAATGGAGATTTGTCGATAGAGAAGAAGATTGAAGACATGAGTTATATAACAGCGCATCGCAATGGCGAAATATTTTTCACAAGTGAGAAAAGCAAGAGTCTGAATAAAATGTCATTTTCGGAAAATTGTTCACAAACTGTCCAGGTAGTGACCATGACCGAGTGGATCCCCTACGGACTCACGTTGACAAAGACAAACGATATTTTAATCTGTGAAAGAAGGCAATCACGAGGACGAGTCGTGCGATACAGCACACAAGGTCATCAGCTGAAGGTCATCGAAAAATGCCTAGGGACATCACTGTTTCAGAGACCAGAGAGGgtcacagaaaacaaaaatggtGACATTTGTGTAACAGATACCGAGATTCCGGGGTCTCTTGTTGTTGTGAATAATTTAGGGGAATTCAATTTCAGATATACCCCCGATGACCAGTATCCGGGTTCTACCTACAGACATCTGCCTTTATTGTCGGAATACAAACCATTTATTCCAAGTGGAATAGCCACAGACAGATATGGGAATATTCTGGTTTCCGATTCTCAAAAACTAACAATCCACTTATTGGACCAATGGGGACAGTTTGTACAATTTTTATCAAGCAAACACGTGAAGGTTCCGACTGCCTTATCCGTAGATGACGCGGGAAAATTGTGGATATCTGACGGAAAACTACAAATTAAGATAGTAAAATATCTTAATTCCTCCTGA